The following is a genomic window from Hypanus sabinus isolate sHypSab1 unplaced genomic scaffold, sHypSab1.hap1 scaffold_721, whole genome shotgun sequence.
tcgattactcagctctcgaattgctcccagaaactccagtcattgctgctccattgccactcctaccttttcccttccaaacaagtttggccagcttctctgtcacagaaacatggagaagttcagtacagaaacaggctatttggcccatctagtcaatgccaaaaacatttaatctctctaatgcaactacctgcaccGGGATCATCACGCTCCGTACccttaccatccaggtacctgtcaaacttctcttaatggtgaaatcgagctcatattctccactagtgctgacatctcattctgcactctcacgaccatttcagcaaagaacttttccaaatgttcccattaaattttcaccttccccacttacccatgacctctggttttcgtcccacccaacctcagtggaaaaagctgcttgcatttaccctatctataccctcataattgtgtTTACTTCTGACAAATCCTCagagcaatgtataatttccttgtttatgtttggagccttttttaggtgtataagatgatgaggggcattgagtgtgtggatagccagaggatttttccccAGCATTAAGATGGCTAACAGgatggggcatagttttaaggtgcttggaaatatatgcggaggggatgtcaggggtaggttttttacacagagagtgttggatgtgtcgaatgcactgccagcagcggatgtcgaggcggatacaacagggacttttaacactctcttagatagttacatggagctcagaaaaatagaggactatgcgctagggaaactcccggcagcttctagagtaagttacatagtcggcacagcactgtgggccaaagggtctgtaatgtgctatagatttctatcattctatgaaattcaagggaaatctccaaacccacggagtggtgactagtagtgaatagtgggaaagttactggaacgtATGTTCAGGAACCggaaatataagtatttggatagatgtgaactgattaagtataggcagcacggctttgtgcatggtaggtcatgtctaaccaatctcatggagctactcgaggaagttatcaggaaagtggatgaagacaaggcagtggatgtcgtctacatggactttagcaaggcgctTGAcacagtctcatatgggaggttggtcaagaagattcagtcactcagcattcaagatgagatagtaaattggatgagacactgtctttggcagaagccagagtatggtagcagatggttgcctctctgactggaggcctgtgactagtggttgccacagggatcagtgctgaatctgttgtggtttgtcatctggatcagtaatctggatgatagtgtggttaactggattagcagatttatgactggtggtgtagtggacagcgaggaagactatcatggcttgcagtgcaatctggaccccctgggaaaatggtttgagaaatggaaaatggaatttaatgcagacaagtgtgagttgttgcactttggacTGACCTACCAacagaggtctttcacagtgactggttgggcacggaggagtgttgtagaagaaagggacctgggaatataagtccttaattcactgaaagtggtatcacagttagatagtgaTGGAAAGAAAGATTTTAGCCCATTGGCTTTCATGAACCAAATACTGACAAAAGATGGATATTATGTTGACTTGTaaaagaggcctaatttggagtgttgtgtgatgttttggtcacctacctacaggaaagatttaaaagagtttcagagatttcagaggaaattcacaaggatgttgccaagtttggagtacttggttataaggaaagattgaacaggtcaggacttcattccttggaatgtggaagatcgaggtgagatttgattgtggtagaggggcacagatagtgtaaatgcaagctggctttctccactgagattgggtgggacttcaACCAGAGGCCaggggtcaagggtgaaaggtgaaatgttgaggggaacatgaggggaatcttcttcacacagatggtcatctaggtttggaatgagcagccatcccgagtggtgcatgcgagttcgatttcaacatttaagaggttcgtgtaggtacctggatggtaggggtgtgggagtggcagtttaaatagttcagcacagactagatggcccaaaggacctgtttctgtgttgtaattttctaaaagaacctgaaatattacaaaaattcactctaaccccttttaaccgctgtgcggaccaaccattcatctcagcacgagttttttttatatggtgttaaaactgtggcagtttaagttaataatacataaaagaaaatcccaggtgcacatccacaaagacaatttgcgtgagactgtttcagttactgtggggccaggcacccatactGCTcaacaggaacagggaataataccaacggagagagtcaaaatgagccaggtcacagattggaggcggcagaaatgccccattgttatagagacaggaagagtatcagggaattgatggtcattccaggttccagcactctgcccagtcaggagatgatttctctgtccaacttgggttgaacatcactgtaacagtgtgataccagatcaaaccttggcaactcaagaatTCTCATCTGAAATGTGGTCCTAaatccattgatggattttgtaaatcttttcacaggataaaaatgagaaggaatttgtcaccgggaatctcaaacacagtccgccagttttgctgtctctgtctggatatttaagaagtCGAGCAAGGATATTCAatcaaccatccttcctgctcagactgtggggagggatttattcggtcatctcaactgaaggtacatcagcaagttcacactgggcagggccattcacctgttctgtgtgtgaaaaaggattcagttggtcttcccgcctgtggacacaccagtcagttcacaccacaccgggcggaggctggtcatctgttgaatttctgggaaaggattcactcagtcatttgacctaatggctcaccagcaagttcacactggggagaagccgttcacctgttcagtctgtgggaagggattcactcaggcatccaacctacggagacatcagcgagttcacactggggagaagccattcacctgttcagtctgtgggaagggattcactcagacatccaacctacggagacatcagcgagttcatactggggagaagccattcacctgctcagaatgtgggaaaggattcagtgagttatccaacctactggtacatcagcgagttcacactggggagaagccgttcacctgctcagaatgtgggaaaggattccgtgagttatccagcctactgagacatcggcgagttcacactggggagaagccgttcacctgctcagaatgtgggaaaggattccgtGAGTTATCCAGCCTACTGAGACATcgtcgagttcacactggggaaaagccatttacctgctcagaatgtgggaaaggatttactgattcatccaccctacagagtcatcagcgacttcacactggggagaagccgtacacctgttcagaatgtgggaagagtttTACTCAGTTATCCCAAGTACAGAGTCATCtgcgatttcacactggggagaggccattcacctgctcagactgtgggagcagattcactcatttatccagcctacagagacatcagcgagttcacactggggagaagccattcatctgctcagaatgtggaaagggattcattcagttatcccacctacagagtcatcagcgagttcacactggggagaagccattcacctgctcagtctgtgggaagggattcactgatccttccaacctgcagagtcatcatcgagttcacactggggagaagccgttcacctgttcagaatgtgggaagagatttactcagtcatcccaactacagagtcataagcgagttcacactggggagaagccgttcacctgctcagtctgtgggaagagattcactcattcatccaccctacagcgacaccagcgagctcacactggggagaagccgttcatctgttcagtctgtgggaagagattcacagagTCATCCCACCTATTGagccatcagcgagttcacactggggagaagccattcacctgctcagtctg
Proteins encoded in this region:
- the LOC132389961 gene encoding gastrula zinc finger protein XlCGF26.1-like isoform X1 → MAHQQVHTGEKPFTCSVCGKGFTQASNLRRHQRVHTGEKPFTCSVCGKGFTQTSNLRRHQRVHTGEKPFTCSECGKGFSELSNLLVHQRVHTGEKPFTCSECGKGFRELSSLLRHRRVHTGEKPFTCSECGKGFRELSSLLRHRRVHTGEKPFTCSECGKGFTDSSTLQSHQRLHTGEKPYTCSECGKSFTQLSQVQSHLRFHTGERPFTCSDCGSRFTHLSSLQRHQRVHTGEKPFICSECGKGFIQLSHLQSHQRVHTGEKPFTCSVCGKGFTDPSNLQSHHRVHTGEKPFTCSECGKRFTQSSQLQSHKRVHTGEKPFTCSVCGKRFTHSSTLQRHQRAHTGEKPFICSVCGKRFTESSHLLSHQRVHTGEKPFTCSVCGKRFTDPSSLQSHHRVHTGEKPFTCSECGKGFTQSSQLQSHQRVHTGEKPFTCSECGKRFTQSSHLQSHQRVHTREKPFTCSECGKGFTQSSTLLRHERVHTGEKPFNCTECGKRFTLSSHLLEHQRVHTGEMPFPCSECGKRFTQSSHLQSHQRVHTGERPFTCSDCGSRFTHLSSLQRHQRVHTGEKPFICFVCGKRFTESSRLLEHQRVHTGERPFTCSECGKRFTRSSTLQRHQRVHPGEQPFTC
- the LOC132389961 gene encoding gastrula zinc finger protein XlCGF26.1-like isoform X2; translation: MAHQQVHTGEKPFTCSVCGKGFTQASNLRRHQRVHTGEKPFTCSVCGKGFTQTSNLRRHQRVHTGEKPFTCSECGKGFSELSNLLVHQRVHTGEKPFTCSECGKGFRELSSLLRHRRVHTGEKPFTCSECGKGFRELSSLLRHRRVHTGEKPFTCSECGKGFTDSSTLQSHQRLHTGEKPYTCSECGKSFTQFTHLSSLQRHQRVHTGEKPFICSECGKGFIQLSHLQSHQRVHTGEKPFTCSVCGKGFTDPSNLQSHHRVHTGEKPFTCSECGKRFTQSSQLQSHKRVHTGEKPFTCSVCGKRFTHSSTLQRHQRAHTGEKPFICSVCGKRFTESSHLLSHQRVHTGEKPFTCSVCGKRFTDPSSLQSHHRVHTGEKPFTCSECGKGFTQSSQLQSHQRVHTGEKPFTCSECGKRFTQSSHLQSHQRVHTREKPFTCSECGKGFTQSSTLLRHERVHTGEKPFNCTECGKRFTLSSHLLEHQRVHTGEMPFPCSECGKRFTQSSHLQSHQRVHTGERPFTCSDCGSRFTHLSSLQRHQRVHTGEKPFICFVCGKRFTESSRLLEHQRVHTGERPFTCSECGKRFTRSSTLQRHQRVHPGEQPFTC